The following proteins come from a genomic window of Maniola jurtina chromosome 15, ilManJurt1.1, whole genome shotgun sequence:
- the LOC123872730 gene encoding myosin heavy chain, muscle isoform X23, with amino-acid sequence MPKAAVQEGEDPDPTPYLFVSLEQKRIDQSKPYDGKKACWVPDEKEGFVQGEIKATKGDLVTVTLPGGETKDFKKDLVGQVNPPKYEKCEDMSNLTYLNDASVLYNLKQRYYHKLIYTYSGLFCVAINPYKRFPVYTFRCAKLYRGKRRSEVPPHIFAISDGAYVNMLTNHENQSMLITGESGAGKTENTKKVIAYFATVGASSKKEQTTSDKKGSLEDQVVQTNPVLEAFGNAKTVRNDNSSRFGKFIRIHFGPSGKLAGADIETYLLEKARVISQQALERSYHIFYQMMSGSVKGLKDMCLLSNNVHDYNIVSQGKTTIPNVDDGEECLLTDEAFDILGFTQEEKDNVYKITAAVMHMGCMKFKQRGREEQAEADGTEDGEKVAKLLGVDVQDLYKNLLKPRIKVGNEFVTQGRNKDQVTNSVGALCKGMFDRLFKWLVKKCNETLDTKQKRQHFIGVLDIAGFEIFDYNGFEQLCINFTNEKLQQFFNHHMFVLEQEEYKQEGINWTFIDFGMDLLACIDLIEKPMGILSILEEESMFPKATDQTFVEKLNNNHLGKSAPYLKPKPPKPGCQAAHFAIGHYAGNVGYNITGWLEKNKDPLNDTVVDQFKKGQNKLLVEIFADHPGQSGQPDAGGGGKGGRGKKGGGFATVSSAYKEQLNNLMTTLRSTQPHFVRCIIPNELKQAGLIDSHLVMHQLTCNGVLEGIRICRKGFPNRMVYPDFKLRYMILAPAIMQAEKDPKEAARKCLEAVELDPESYRIGHTKVFFRAGVLGQMEELRDDRLSKIISWLQAYIRGYLSRKDFKKLQEQRLALQVVQRNLRKYLQLRTWPWWKLWQRVKPLLNVSRIEDEIAKLEEKAQKAQEAFEKEEKLRKEVEALNAKLLEEKANLLASLEGEKGSLSEIQDRANKLQAQKADVESQLRDTQDRLTQEEDARNQLFQAKKKLEQEVSGLKKDVEDLELSVQKSEQDKATKDHQIRNLNDEIAHQDELINKLNKEKKMQGESNQKTAEELQAAEDKVNHLNKVKQKLEQTLDELEDSLEREKKLRGDVEKQRRKVEGDLKLTQEAVADLERNKKELEQTVQRKDKEISSLTAKLEDEQSLVSKTQKQIKELQARIEELEEEVESERQARAKAEKQRADLARELEELGERLEEAGGATSAQIELNKKREAELSKLRRDLEEANIQHESTLANLRKKHNDAVAEMGEQLDQLNKLKSKAEKERAQYFSEVNDLRAGIDHLSNEKAASEKIIKQLQHQLNEVQNKADEANRTLNDLDAAKKKLSIENSDLLRQLEEAESQVSQLSKIKVSLTTQLEDTKRLADEEARERATLLGKFRNLEHDLDNIREQVEEEAEGKADLQRQLSKANAEAQLWRSKYESEGVARSEELEEAKRKLQARLAEAEETIESLNQKVVALEKTKQRLATEVEDLQLEVDRATAIANAAEKKQKAFDKIIGEWKLKVDDLAAELDASQKECRNYSTELFRLKGAYEEGQEQLEAVRRENKNLADEVKDLLDQIGEGGRNIHEIEKARKRLEAEKDELQAALEEAEAALEQEENKVLRAQLELSQVRQEIDRRIQEKEEEFENTRKNHQRALDSMQASLEAEAKGKAEALRMKKKLEADINELEIALDHANKANAEAQKNIKRYQGQIKDLQTALEEEQRARDDAREQLGISERRANALQNELEESRTLLEQADRARRQAEQELGDAHEQLNDLSAQNGSLSAAKRKLESELQTLHSDLDELLNEAKNSEEKAKKAMVDAARLADELRAEQEHAQTQEKLRKALEQQIKELQVRLDEAEANALKGGKKAIQKLEQRVRELENELDGEQRRHADAQKNLRKAERRIKELTFQGEEDRKNHERMQDLVDKLQQKIKTYKRQIEEAEEIAALNLAKFRKAQQELEEAEERADLAEQAISKFRGKGRAGSAARGVSPAPRSRPAFDGFGTFPPRFDLGPENDF; translated from the exons CAACCACGAGAATCAATCTATGTTGattac CGGTGAGTCTGGTGCTGGTAAGACTGAGAACACGAAAAAGGTAATCGCGTACTTCGCCACCGTCGGTGCCTCCTCGAAGAAGGAGCAGACCACCAGCGACAAGAAGGGATCTCTGGAAGACCAGGTCGTACAAACTAACCCTGTGCTTGAAGCCTTCGGTAACGCCAAGACTGTCCGTAACGACAACTCCTCCCGTTTC GGTAAATTCATCCGTATTCACTTCGGACCCTCTGGAAAACTGGCTGGTGCCGATATTGAGAcct ATCTGCTAGAGAAGGCCCGTGTCATCTCCCAACAGGCGCTCGAGCGTTCTTACCACATCTTCTACCAGATGATGTCTGGCTCCGTCAAAGGACTTAAAG ACATGTGTCTTCTGTCAAACAACGTACATGACTATAACATCGTATCGCAAGGAAAGACTACCATACCCAACGTAGATGATGGAGAGGAATGTTTGTTGACTGAC GAAGCCTTCGACATCCTGGGCTTCACCCAGGAAGAGAAGGACAACGTATACAAGATCACCGCCGCTGTCATGCACATGGGCTGCATGAAGTTCAAGCAGAGGGGTCGCGAGGAACAGGCTGAGGCCGACGGCACTGAG GACGGCGAGAAAGTCGCCAAGCTCCTCGGTGTGGACGTCCAGGACTTGTACAAGAACCTGTTGAAGCCCCGCATCAAGGTCGGAAACGAGTTCGTGACCCAGGGTCGTAACAAGGACCAGGTCACCAACTCCGTGGGTGCTCTTTGCAAGGGCATGTTCGATCGTCTCTTCAAGTGGCTCGTCAAGAAGTGTAACGAGACCCTAGACACCAAGCAGAAGAGGCAGCACTTCATCGGTGTACTGGATATTGCTGGTTTCGAAATCTTCGAC TACAACGGTTTCGAGCAACTCTGCATTAACTTCACGAATGAGAAGCTGCAACAATTCTTTAACCACCACATGTTCGTCCTCGAACAAGAGGAGTACAAGCAGGAGGGCATCAACTGGACCTTCATCGATTTCGGGATGGACTTGCTCGCTTGTATCGATCTGATCGAAAAG CCTATGGGTATCCTCTCAATTCTTGAGGAAGAGTCTATGTTCCCGAAAGCCACTGATCAGACGTTCGTGGAGAAGTTGAACAACAACCACTTGGGCAAGTCTGCTCCTTACTTGAAGCCCAAGCCCCCCAAGCCTGGTTGCCAAGCCGCTCACTTCGCTATTGGTCATTACGCCGGTAAT GTCGGTTACAACATCACTGGCTGGCTTGAGAAGAACAAGGACCCTCTTAACGACACCGTAGTCGACCAGTTCAAGAAGGGCCAGAACAAACTGTTGGTAGAGATCTTCGCTGACCATCCTGGACAGTCCGGCCAGCCTGATGCCGGTGGCGGCGGCAAGG GAGGTCGCGGTAAGAAGGGCGGTGGTTTTGCTACTGTCTCTTCCGCATACAAG GAACAACTGAACAACTTGATGACAACGCTGAGGTCGACACAGCCTCACTTCGTGCGTTGTATCATTCCCAATGAATTGAAGCAGGCCG GTCTCATCGACTCTCACCTTGTGATGCACCAGCTCACCTGTAACGGTGTGCTGGAAGGCATCCGTATTTGCCGTAAAGGTTTCCCCAACAGGATGGTCTACCCTGACTTCAAGCTCCG CTACATGATTCTTGCGCCAGCTATCATGCAAGCTGAAAAAGATCCAAAAGAAGCAGCAAGGAAGTGTCTCGAAGCGGTCGAGCTCGACCCTGAAAGTTATCGTATAGGTCACACCAAG GTATTCTTCCGCGCCGGTGTCCTGGGTCAGATGGAAGAGTTGCGTGATGACAGGCTCTCCAAGATCATATCTTGGCTCCAGGCCTACATCCGTGGTTACCTCTCCAGGAAGGACTTCAAGAAACTGCAAGAACAGAG ATTGGCCCTCCAAGTCGTCCAGCGCAACTTGCGCAAGTACCTCCAGCTGCGCACCTGGCCCTGGTGGAAGCTGTGGCAGAGGGTCAAGCCCCTGCTCAACGTCTCCCGCATCGAGGACGAGATCGCG AAACTGGAAGAGAAGGCACAGAAGGCCCAGGAAGCCTTCGAGAAGGAAGAGAAGCTTCGCAAGGAAGTCGAGGCCCTCAACGCCAAACTCCTCGAAGAGAAGGCAAACCTTCTGGCTTCTCTCGAAGGCGAGAAGGGCTCGCTCTCTGAAATCCAGGACCGCGCCAACAAGCTCCAGGCGCAGAAGGCTGACGTCGAGAGCCAACTTCGG GACACACAAGACCGCCTAACTCAAGAGGAGGATGCCCGTAACCAACTCTTCCAAGCCAAGAAGAAGTTGGAACAGGAAGTGTCCGGCTTGAAGAAGGATGTAGAAGATCTCGAACTTTCCGTCCAGAAGTCCGAACAAGACAAGGCCACCAAGGATCACCAGATCCGCAACTTGAACGATGAGATCGCCCACCAGGACGAGCTCATCAACAAGCTCAACAAGGAGAAGAAGATGCAAGGCGAGAGCAACCAGAAGACCGCGGAAGAGCTGCAAGCGGCTGAGGACAAGGTCAACCACCTCAACAAGGTCAAGCAGAAGCTCGAGCAGACCCTCGACGAGCTCGAGGACTCCTTGGAGCGCGAGAAGAAACTGCGTGGTGACGTCGAGAAGCAGAGGAGGAAGGTCGAGGGTGACCTCAAGCTCACCCAGGAAGCCGTCGCCGACCTCGAACGCAACAAGAAGGAGCTCGAACAGACCGTCCAGCGCAAGGACAAGGAAATCTCTTCCCTCACCGCCAAGCTCGAGGACGAACAGTCTCTCGTCAGCAAGACCCAGAAACAGATCAAGGAACTGCAAGCCCGCATCGAGGAATTGGAAGAGGAAGTCGAATCCGAACGCCAGGCCCGCGCTAAAGCCGAGAAGCAACGCGCCGATCTCGCTCGAGAACTCGAGGAGCTCGGTGAGCGTCTCGAGGAAGCCGGCGGCGCCACCTCTGCTCAGATCGAACTCAACAAGAAGCGCGAGGCTGAGCTCAGCAAACTCCGCCGCGACTTGGAAGAGGCCAACATCCAGCACGAGTCCACCCTCGCCAACCTCCGCAAGAAGCACAACGATGCCGTTGCTGAGATGGGCGAGCAGCTCGACCAGCTCAACAAACTTAAGTCCAA GGCTGAGAAAGAACGCGCTCAATACTTTAGCGAAGTCAATGACCTTCGCGCCGGTATCGACCACTTGTCCAACGAAAAG GCTGCCTCAGAAAAGATCATCAAGCAACTCCAACACCAGCTCAACGAGGTCCAGAACAAGGCTGATGAAGCTAACCGCACCCTCAATGACCTGGATGCCGCCAAGAAGAAGTTGTCCATCGAGAACTCTGACCTGCTCCGCCAGTTGGAGGAGGCCGAGTCCCAGGTGTCGCAGCTCTCCAAGATCAAGGTGTCGCTCACCACACAGTTGGAAGACACCAAGAGGCTCGCTGACGAAGAGGCCAGG gaACGCGCCACACTTCTTGGCAAGTTCCGTAACCTTGAACACGACTTGGACAACATCCGTGAGCAAGTGGAAGAGGAAGCCGAAGGCAAGGCTGACTTACAACGCCAGCTTTCCAAGGCTAACGCTGAAGCTCAATTATGGCGCTCCAAGTACGAGTCTGAGGGTGTCGCTCGCTCTGAGGAACTCGAGGAGGCCAAGCGCAAGCTCCAGGCCCGCCTCGCCGAAGCAGAGGAGACCATTGAATCCCTCAACCAGAAGGTCGTTGCCCTCGAAAAGACCAAGCAGCGTCTCGCTACCGAAGTGGAGGACCTGCAGCTCGAGGTCGACCGTGCCACCGCCATTGCCAATGCCGCTGAGAAGAAGCAAAAGGCCTTCGACAAAATCATTGGTGAATGGAAGCTCAAGGTTGACGACCTTGCCGCTGAACTCGATGCCAGCCAGAAGGAATGCCGCAACTACTCCACCGAACTGTTCCGCCTCAAGGGAGCTTACGAAGAAGGCCAGGAACAACTCGAGGCTGTCCGCCGCGAGAACAAAAACCTTGCCGACGAAGTTAAAGATTTACTGGACCAGATCGGTGAGGGTGGCCGCAACATTCACGAAATCGAGAAGGCCAGGAAGCGTCTCGAAGCCGAGAAGGACGAGCTCCAGGCTGCCCTCGAGGAGGCCGAAGCGGCCCTCGAACAGGAGGAGAACAAGGTCCTGCGTGCTCAGCTCGAGCTGTCCCAGGTCAGACAGGAGATTGACAGGAGGATCCAGGAGAAGGAAGAGGAATTCGAAAACACCCGCAAGAACCACCAACGCGCATTGGACTCCATGCAGGCTTCCCTCGAAGCCGAGGCTAAGGGCAAGGCGGAGGCCCTGCGCATGAAGAAGAAGCTCGAGGCTGACATCAATGAACTTGAAATCGCCCTCGACCATGCCAACAAGGCTAACGCTGAGGCTCAGAAGAACATCAAACGCTACCAGGGTCAAATCAAGGACCTCCAGACCGCATTAGAAGAGGAACAGCGTGCCCGTGACGATGCCCGCGAGCAGCTCGGTATCTCAGAGCGTCGCGCCAACGCCCTCCAGAACGAACTTGAGGAATCTCGTACACTTCTGGAACAGGCCGACCGCGCTCGTCGCCAGGCTGAACAGGAACTCGGCGATGCTCACGAACAGCTCAACGATCTCTCTGCACAGAACGGCTCACTCTCCGCTGCCAAGAGGAAACTCGAATCCGAACTCCAGACCCTACACTCCGACCTCGACGAGCTCCTCAACGAGGCTAAGAACTCCGAAGAGAAGGCGAAGAAGGCCATGGTGGACGCCGCCAGGCTCGCCGACGAGCTCCGCGCTGAGCAGGAGCACGCCCAGACACAGGAGAAACTCCGCAAAGCCCTCGAACAACAGATCAAGGAACTGCAGGTCAGGCTCGACGAGGCCGAGGCGAACGCGCTCAAGGGAGGCAAGAAGGCCATCCAGAAACTCGAACAGAGGGTACGAGAGCTGGAGAACGAGCTCGACGGTGAACAGAGAAGACACGCAGACGCACAGAAGAACCTGCGTAAGGCCGAGAGGCGTATCAAGGAACTGACTTTCCAGGGTGAGGAGGACCGCAAGAACCACGAGCGTATGCAGGACCTCGTCGACAAACTTCAGCAGAAGATCAAGACCTACAAGAGGCAGATCGAGGAAGCCGAAGAAATTGCCGCCCTCAACTTGGCCAAGTTCCGCAAGGCGCAACAGGAATTAGAGGAAGCCGAAGAAAGGGCAGACCTTGCCGAACAAGCGATCAGCAAATTCCGTGGCAAGGGACGCGCGGGATCCGCAGCGAGAGGAGTCAGTCCGGCG
- the LOC123872730 gene encoding myosin heavy chain, muscle isoform X45: MPKAAVQEGEDPDPTPYLFVSLEQKRIDQSKPYDGKKACWVPDEKEGFVQGEIKATKGDLVTVTLPGGETKDFKKDLVGQVNPPKYEKCEDMSNLTYLNDASVLYNLKQRYYHKLIYTYSGLFCVAINPYKRFPVYTFRCAKLYRGKRRSEVPPHIFAISDGAYVNMLTNHENQSMLITGESGAGKTENTKKVIAYFATVGASSKKEQTTSDKKGSLEDQVVQTNPVLEAFGNAKTVRNDNSSRFGKFIRIHFGPSGKLAGADIETYLLEKARVISQQALERSYHIFYQMMSGSVKGLKDMCLLSNNVHDYNIVSQGKTTIPNVDDGEECLLTDEAFDILGFTQEEKDNVYKITAAVMHMGCMKFKQRGREEQAEADGTEDGEKVAKLLGVDVQDLYKNLLKPRIKVGNEFVTQGRNKDQVTNSVGALCKGMFDRLFKWLVKKCNETLDTKQKRQHFIGVLDIAGFEIFDFNGFEQLCINFTNEKLQQFFNHHMFVLEQEEYQREGIHWEFIDFGMDLLACIDLIEKPMGILSILEEESMFPKATDQTFVEKLNNNHLGKSAPYLKPKPPKPGCQAAHFAIGHYAGNVGYNITGWLEKNKDPLNDTVVDQFKKGQNKLLVEIFADHPGQSGQPDAGGGGKGGRGKKGGGFATVSSAYKEQLNNLMTTLRSTQPHFVRCIIPNELKQAGLIDSHLVMHQLTCNGVLEGIRICRKGFPNRMVYPDFKLRYKILAPQAVEKESDPKKIAQVILDATGLDVESYRLGHTKVFFRAGVLGQMEELRDDRLSKIISWLQAYIRGYLSRKDFKKLQEQRLALQVVQRNLRKYLQLRTWPWWKLWQRVKPLLNVSRIEDEIAKLEEKAQKAQEAFEKEEKLRKEVEALNAKLLEEKANLLASLEGEKGSLSEIQDRANKLQAQKADVESQLRDTQDRLTQEEDARNQLFQAKKKLEQEVSGLKKDVEDLELSVQKSEQDKATKDHQIRNLNDEIAHQDELINKLNKEKKMQGESNQKTAEELQAAEDKVNHLNKVKQKLEQTLDELEDSLEREKKLRGDVEKQRRKVEGDLKLTQEAVADLERNKKELEQTVQRKDKEISSLTAKLEDEQSLVSKTQKQIKELQARIEELEEEVESERQARAKAEKQRADLARELEELGERLEEAGGATSAQIELNKKREAELSKLRRDLEEANIQHESTLANLRKKHNDAVAEMGEQLDQLNKLKSKAEKERAQYFSEVNDLRAGIDHLSNEKAASEKIIKQLQHQLNEVQNKADEANRTLNDLDAAKKKLSIENSDLLRQLEEAESQVSQLSKIKVSLTTQLEDTKRLADEEARERATLLGKFRNLEHDLDNIREQVEEEAEGKADLQRQLSKANAEAQLWRSKYESEGVARSEELEEAKRKLQARLAEAEETIESLNQKVVALEKTKQRLATEVEDLQLEVDRATAIANAAEKKQKAFDKIIGEWKLKVDDLAAELDASQKECRNYSTELFRLKGAYEEGQEQLEAVRRENKNLADEVKDLLDQIGEGGRNIHEIEKARKRLEAEKDELQAALEEAEAALEQEENKVLRAQLELSQVRQEIDRRIQEKEEEFENTRKNHQRALDSMQASLEAEAKGKAEALRMKKKLEADINELEIALDHANKANAEAQKNIKRYQGQIKDLQTALEEEQRARDDAREQLGISERRANALQNELEESRTLLEQADRARRQAEQELGDAHEQLNDLSAQNGSLSAAKRKLESELQTLHSDLDELLNEAKNSEEKAKKAMVDAARLADELRAEQEHAQTQEKLRKALEQQIKELQVRLDEAEANALKGGKKAIQKLEQRVRELENELDGEQRRHADAQKNLRKAERRIKELTFQGEEDRKNHERMQDLVDKLQQKIKTYKRQIEEAEEIAALNLAKFRKAQQELEEAEERADLAEQAISKFRGKGRAGSAARGVSPAPRSRPAFDGFGTFPPRFDLGPENDF; encoded by the exons CAACCACGAGAATCAATCTATGTTGattac CGGTGAGTCTGGTGCTGGTAAGACTGAGAACACGAAAAAGGTAATCGCGTACTTCGCCACCGTCGGTGCCTCCTCGAAGAAGGAGCAGACCACCAGCGACAAGAAGGGATCTCTGGAAGACCAGGTCGTACAAACTAACCCTGTGCTTGAAGCCTTCGGTAACGCCAAGACTGTCCGTAACGACAACTCCTCCCGTTTC GGTAAATTCATCCGTATTCACTTCGGACCCTCTGGAAAACTGGCTGGTGCCGATATTGAGAcct ATCTGCTAGAGAAGGCCCGTGTCATCTCCCAACAGGCGCTCGAGCGTTCTTACCACATCTTCTACCAGATGATGTCTGGCTCCGTCAAAGGACTTAAAG ACATGTGTCTTCTGTCAAACAACGTACATGACTATAACATCGTATCGCAAGGAAAGACTACCATACCCAACGTAGATGATGGAGAGGAATGTTTGTTGACTGAC GAAGCCTTCGACATCCTGGGCTTCACCCAGGAAGAGAAGGACAACGTATACAAGATCACCGCCGCTGTCATGCACATGGGCTGCATGAAGTTCAAGCAGAGGGGTCGCGAGGAACAGGCTGAGGCCGACGGCACTGAG GACGGCGAGAAAGTCGCCAAGCTCCTCGGTGTGGACGTCCAGGACTTGTACAAGAACCTGTTGAAGCCCCGCATCAAGGTCGGAAACGAGTTCGTGACCCAGGGTCGTAACAAGGACCAGGTCACCAACTCCGTGGGTGCTCTTTGCAAGGGCATGTTCGATCGTCTCTTCAAGTGGCTCGTCAAGAAGTGTAACGAGACCCTAGACACCAAGCAGAAGAGGCAGCACTTCATCGGTGTACTGGATATTGCTGGTTTCGAAATCTTCGAC TTCAATGGGTTCGAACAACTTTGTATTAACTTCACCAATGAGAAATTGCAACAATTCTTCAACCACCACATGTTTGTGTTGGAGCAAGAAGAGTACCAACGCGAAGGCATTCATTGGGAATTTATTGATTTCGGAATGGACTTACTGGCCTGCATTGACCTTATCGAAAAG CCTATGGGTATCCTCTCAATTCTTGAGGAAGAGTCTATGTTCCCGAAAGCCACTGATCAGACGTTCGTGGAGAAGTTGAACAACAACCACTTGGGCAAGTCTGCTCCTTACTTGAAGCCCAAGCCCCCCAAGCCTGGTTGCCAAGCCGCTCACTTCGCTATTGGTCATTACGCCGGTAAT GTCGGTTACAACATCACTGGCTGGCTTGAGAAGAACAAGGACCCTCTTAACGACACCGTAGTCGACCAGTTCAAGAAGGGCCAGAACAAACTGTTGGTAGAGATCTTCGCTGACCATCCTGGACAGTCCGGCCAGCCTGATGCCGGTGGCGGCGGCAAGG GAGGTCGCGGTAAGAAGGGCGGTGGTTTTGCTACTGTCTCTTCCGCATACAAG GAACAACTGAACAACTTGATGACAACGCTGAGGTCGACACAGCCTCACTTCGTGCGTTGTATCATTCCCAATGAATTGAAGCAGGCCG GTCTCATCGACTCTCACCTTGTGATGCACCAGCTCACCTGTAACGGTGTGCTGGAAGGCATCCGTATTTGCCGTAAAGGTTTCCCCAACAGGATGGTCTACCCTGACTTCAAGCTCCG CTACAAGATCCTCGCTCCTCAAGCTGTGGAAAAGGAATCTGACCCCAAGAAAATCGCTCAAGTCATCTTGGATGCCACAGGCTTGGATGTCGAGTCCTATCGTCTGGGCCACACCAAG GTATTCTTCCGCGCCGGTGTCCTGGGTCAGATGGAAGAGTTGCGTGATGACAGGCTCTCCAAGATCATATCTTGGCTCCAGGCCTACATCCGTGGTTACCTCTCCAGGAAGGACTTCAAGAAACTGCAAGAACAGAG ATTGGCCCTCCAAGTCGTCCAGCGCAACTTGCGCAAGTACCTCCAGCTGCGCACCTGGCCCTGGTGGAAGCTGTGGCAGAGGGTCAAGCCCCTGCTCAACGTCTCCCGCATCGAGGACGAGATCGCG AAACTGGAAGAGAAGGCACAGAAGGCCCAGGAAGCCTTCGAGAAGGAAGAGAAGCTTCGCAAGGAAGTCGAGGCCCTCAACGCCAAACTCCTCGAAGAGAAGGCAAACCTTCTGGCTTCTCTCGAAGGCGAGAAGGGCTCGCTCTCTGAAATCCAGGACCGCGCCAACAAGCTCCAGGCGCAGAAGGCTGACGTCGAGAGCCAACTTCGG GACACACAAGACCGCCTAACTCAAGAGGAGGATGCCCGTAACCAACTCTTCCAAGCCAAGAAGAAGTTGGAACAGGAAGTGTCCGGCTTGAAGAAGGATGTAGAAGATCTCGAACTTTCCGTCCAGAAGTCCGAACAAGACAAGGCCACCAAGGATCACCAGATCCGCAACTTGAACGATGAGATCGCCCACCAGGACGAGCTCATCAACAAGCTCAACAAGGAGAAGAAGATGCAAGGCGAGAGCAACCAGAAGACCGCGGAAGAGCTGCAAGCGGCTGAGGACAAGGTCAACCACCTCAACAAGGTCAAGCAGAAGCTCGAGCAGACCCTCGACGAGCTCGAGGACTCCTTGGAGCGCGAGAAGAAACTGCGTGGTGACGTCGAGAAGCAGAGGAGGAAGGTCGAGGGTGACCTCAAGCTCACCCAGGAAGCCGTCGCCGACCTCGAACGCAACAAGAAGGAGCTCGAACAGACCGTCCAGCGCAAGGACAAGGAAATCTCTTCCCTCACCGCCAAGCTCGAGGACGAACAGTCTCTCGTCAGCAAGACCCAGAAACAGATCAAGGAACTGCAAGCCCGCATCGAGGAATTGGAAGAGGAAGTCGAATCCGAACGCCAGGCCCGCGCTAAAGCCGAGAAGCAACGCGCCGATCTCGCTCGAGAACTCGAGGAGCTCGGTGAGCGTCTCGAGGAAGCCGGCGGCGCCACCTCTGCTCAGATCGAACTCAACAAGAAGCGCGAGGCTGAGCTCAGCAAACTCCGCCGCGACTTGGAAGAGGCCAACATCCAGCACGAGTCCACCCTCGCCAACCTCCGCAAGAAGCACAACGATGCCGTTGCTGAGATGGGCGAGCAGCTCGACCAGCTCAACAAACTTAAGTCCAA GGCTGAGAAAGAACGCGCTCAATACTTTAGCGAAGTCAATGACCTTCGCGCCGGTATCGACCACTTGTCCAACGAAAAG GCTGCCTCAGAAAAGATCATCAAGCAACTCCAACACCAGCTCAACGAGGTCCAGAACAAGGCTGATGAAGCTAACCGCACCCTCAATGACCTGGATGCCGCCAAGAAGAAGTTGTCCATCGAGAACTCTGACCTGCTCCGCCAGTTGGAGGAGGCCGAGTCCCAGGTGTCGCAGCTCTCCAAGATCAAGGTGTCGCTCACCACACAGTTGGAAGACACCAAGAGGCTCGCTGACGAAGAGGCCAGG gaACGCGCCACACTTCTTGGCAAGTTCCGTAACCTTGAACACGACTTGGACAACATCCGTGAGCAAGTGGAAGAGGAAGCCGAAGGCAAGGCTGACTTACAACGCCAGCTTTCCAAGGCTAACGCTGAAGCTCAATTATGGCGCTCCAAGTACGAGTCTGAGGGTGTCGCTCGCTCTGAGGAACTCGAGGAGGCCAAGCGCAAGCTCCAGGCCCGCCTCGCCGAAGCAGAGGAGACCATTGAATCCCTCAACCAGAAGGTCGTTGCCCTCGAAAAGACCAAGCAGCGTCTCGCTACCGAAGTGGAGGACCTGCAGCTCGAGGTCGACCGTGCCACCGCCATTGCCAATGCCGCTGAGAAGAAGCAAAAGGCCTTCGACAAAATCATTGGTGAATGGAAGCTCAAGGTTGACGACCTTGCCGCTGAACTCGATGCCAGCCAGAAGGAATGCCGCAACTACTCCACCGAACTGTTCCGCCTCAAGGGAGCTTACGAAGAAGGCCAGGAACAACTCGAGGCTGTCCGCCGCGAGAACAAAAACCTTGCCGACGAAGTTAAAGATTTACTGGACCAGATCGGTGAGGGTGGCCGCAACATTCACGAAATCGAGAAGGCCAGGAAGCGTCTCGAAGCCGAGAAGGACGAGCTCCAGGCTGCCCTCGAGGAGGCCGAAGCGGCCCTCGAACAGGAGGAGAACAAGGTCCTGCGTGCTCAGCTCGAGCTGTCCCAGGTCAGACAGGAGATTGACAGGAGGATCCAGGAGAAGGAAGAGGAATTCGAAAACACCCGCAAGAACCACCAACGCGCATTGGACTCCATGCAGGCTTCCCTCGAAGCCGAGGCTAAGGGCAAGGCGGAGGCCCTGCGCATGAAGAAGAAGCTCGAGGCTGACATCAATGAACTTGAAATCGCCCTCGACCATGCCAACAAGGCTAACGCTGAGGCTCAGAAGAACATCAAACGCTACCAGGGTCAAATCAAGGACCTCCAGACCGCATTAGAAGAGGAACAGCGTGCCCGTGACGATGCCCGCGAGCAGCTCGGTATCTCAGAGCGTCGCGCCAACGCCCTCCAGAACGAACTTGAGGAATCTCGTACACTTCTGGAACAGGCCGACCGCGCTCGTCGCCAGGCTGAACAGGAACTCGGCGATGCTCACGAACAGCTCAACGATCTCTCTGCACAGAACGGCTCACTCTCCGCTGCCAAGAGGAAACTCGAATCCGAACTCCAGACCCTACACTCCGACCTCGACGAGCTCCTCAACGAGGCTAAGAACTCCGAAGAGAAGGCGAAGAAGGCCATGGTGGACGCCGCCAGGCTCGCCGACGAGCTCCGCGCTGAGCAGGAGCACGCCCAGACACAGGAGAAACTCCGCAAAGCCCTCGAACAACAGATCAAGGAACTGCAGGTCAGGCTCGACGAGGCCGAGGCGAACGCGCTCAAGGGAGGCAAGAAGGCCATCCAGAAACTCGAACAGAGGGTACGAGAGCTGGAGAACGAGCTCGACGGTGAACAGAGAAGACACGCAGACGCACAGAAGAACCTGCGTAAGGCCGAGAGGCGTATCAAGGAACTGACTTTCCAGGGTGAGGAGGACCGCAAGAACCACGAGCGTATGCAGGACCTCGTCGACAAACTTCAGCAGAAGATCAAGACCTACAAGAGGCAGATCGAGGAAGCCGAAGAAATTGCCGCCCTCAACTTGGCCAAGTTCCGCAAGGCGCAACAGGAATTAGAGGAAGCCGAAGAAAGGGCAGACCTTGCCGAACAAGCGATCAGCAAATTCCGTGGCAAGGGACGCGCGGGATCCGCAGCGAGAGGAGTCAGTCCGGCG